Proteins encoded together in one Pseudomonadota bacterium window:
- a CDS encoding alpha/beta hydrolase produces MNDFSKADYSSLDQPEILALLFHPRPDWGDSLTFSKDVEDIFIPVENGISIGAKLHSAEKSAPVILYFHGNGEIVSDYDDLGPVYTKIGFNFLPVDYRGYGRSAGTPTVTNMMRDCHVIFEYIMQWLKQKDYSGPIIVMGRSLGSASALELAGHYQNEIDGLIIESGFANVLPLLSLIGVDIHRLGIDEKHDLHNIDNMRNFAKPVLIIHAEYDHIIPFSAGQALFDASSSPNKKFLKIPDADHNTIFAVGMEMYLKEVKRLADEVIKKKE; encoded by the coding sequence ATGAACGATTTTTCCAAAGCCGATTATTCTTCACTTGACCAGCCGGAGATATTGGCGCTTCTTTTTCATCCAAGGCCGGATTGGGGAGACTCTTTAACATTTTCAAAAGATGTGGAAGATATATTTATTCCTGTTGAAAACGGCATATCTATTGGAGCGAAACTGCACAGCGCTGAAAAATCTGCTCCCGTGATCCTTTATTTTCACGGAAACGGTGAAATCGTTTCAGACTATGATGACTTAGGTCCTGTATATACAAAAATAGGTTTCAACTTTCTTCCTGTGGACTACAGGGGTTACGGTCGCTCAGCAGGAACTCCTACAGTTACAAACATGATGCGCGACTGTCATGTGATATTCGAATACATAATGCAGTGGCTTAAGCAAAAAGACTATTCCGGGCCGATAATTGTTATGGGAAGATCTCTTGGGAGTGCTTCTGCTCTTGAACTTGCCGGACATTATCAAAATGAGATAGACGGTCTTATAATAGAAAGCGGATTTGCCAATGTCCTTCCGCTGTTAAGTCTTATAGGAGTTGATATCCACAGGTTGGGAATCGATGAGAAACACGATCTTCATAATATAGATAATATGCGAAATTTTGCTAAACCGGTACTTATCATACATGCCGAATATGATCATATTATTCCCTTTAGTGCCGGGCAGGCGCTTTTTGATGCAAGCTCTTCACCAAACAAGAAATTTCTTAAAATACCGGATGCAGATCATAATACTATTTTTGCAGTAGGGATGGAGATGTATCTTAAAGAAGTAAAAAGGCTGGCAGACGAAGTTATAAAAAA
- a CDS encoding metallophosphoesterase, with amino-acid sequence MKGKDMKKNFLAVFVLFIFLFGCGTVFATEQHEEQALNFVVMGDNRPANEFRPEQPYIYYKAVNKAVELDPVLILNTGDLVLGYDADSEKKAEKEFEDFEKVTAPIREKNIPLYITMGNHSGYTKQARKAFVKRYINKETGTLYYSVDVKGCHFIILCSELESEEALITGKQLEWLKEDLKGAEGKHIFVLLHRPLYPKIKHLEDSLNKYPEKRDELAGLLKQYNVDIVFAGHVHVYNFSVVSGLSQIIAGGSGAPLAGTLEDGAFSHFFNVIVNGDDIDYRLLVFQDEVEQAEQLLKEGRVQGALSMAEKAIEILPDHPMPHIVAAVGYKSNGQTLEYNAEIAKLLSILTIDEEVLFRLGEFCLSAKQLDLADFYLSNALAVDNGSFKIYYHYAQLKNEQKKYHEALDMYKKALPLTDNDHRIDEINKIIKEITQLI; translated from the coding sequence ATGAAAGGAAAAGATATGAAAAAAAACTTCCTTGCTGTTTTTGTTTTGTTTATTTTTTTGTTTGGCTGTGGAACAGTTTTTGCGACCGAACAGCATGAAGAACAAGCGTTAAATTTTGTGGTTATGGGTGATAACCGTCCGGCAAATGAGTTTCGGCCGGAACAACCGTATATATACTACAAGGCGGTTAACAAGGCTGTTGAACTTGATCCTGTACTGATACTTAATACCGGCGATCTTGTTTTGGGTTATGATGCTGACTCAGAAAAAAAGGCAGAGAAAGAATTTGAGGATTTTGAGAAAGTAACTGCGCCGATACGGGAAAAGAATATTCCTTTGTACATTACAATGGGAAACCATTCAGGTTATACTAAACAAGCCAGAAAAGCATTTGTAAAACGATATATAAACAAGGAGACCGGAACGCTTTATTATTCGGTTGATGTAAAGGGTTGTCATTTTATCATATTATGCAGTGAACTTGAGAGTGAAGAGGCCCTGATTACGGGAAAACAACTTGAGTGGCTGAAAGAAGATTTGAAGGGGGCTGAAGGTAAACATATTTTTGTACTGCTGCACAGGCCTTTATATCCGAAGATAAAACATCTGGAGGATTCATTGAACAAATATCCGGAAAAGCGTGATGAACTTGCCGGTCTGCTAAAGCAGTACAATGTTGATATAGTATTTGCCGGGCATGTGCATGTATATAATTTTTCGGTAGTTTCCGGATTGAGCCAGATAATTGCCGGAGGCTCCGGTGCTCCGCTGGCCGGTACTTTAGAAGATGGGGCATTCAGTCACTTTTTTAATGTTATCGTAAACGGAGATGATATTGATTATCGTTTGCTTGTCTTTCAGGATGAAGTTGAGCAGGCCGAACAGCTTTTGAAAGAGGGTAGGGTACAAGGAGCATTAAGCATGGCAGAAAAAGCAATAGAAATTCTTCCTGATCATCCTATGCCGCATATTGTAGCCGCTGTGGGATACAAATCAAACGGGCAGACATTGGAATACAATGCAGAGATTGCAAAACTTCTTTCGATTTTAACAATTGATGAAGAAGTATTGTTCAGGCTTGGAGAATTTTGCTTAAGTGCTAAACAGCTTGATCTTGCAGATTTTTATCTTTCAAATGCTTTGGCTGTGGATAACGGTTCTTTTAAGATATACTATCATTACGCTCAATTGAAAAACGAGCAAAAAAAATATCACGAGGCTCTTGATATGTATAAAAAAGCATTGCCGCTTACTGATAACGATCATCGCATAGATGAAATCAATAAAATAATTAAAGAAATAACACAACTGATATGA
- a CDS encoding translation initiation factor Sui1 produces MKAHNNKNTSLVYSTEFGKMCPACNKPVANCICRKKQSIPKSDGIVRLMRETKGRKGKGVTLITGLPLDDENLKNIAKALKQKCGSGGSVKNGVIEIQGDHRDMLEKELGALGYKVKLAGG; encoded by the coding sequence ATGAAAGCTCACAATAATAAAAATACCTCTTTGGTTTATTCAACAGAGTTTGGCAAAATGTGTCCTGCCTGCAATAAACCTGTAGCGAATTGTATTTGCCGGAAAAAACAATCCATTCCTAAAAGTGATGGCATAGTAAGGTTAATGAGAGAAACAAAGGGGCGAAAAGGAAAAGGTGTAACCTTGATAACCGGCTTGCCTTTAGATGATGAAAATCTGAAAAATATTGCGAAAGCCCTTAAACAAAAATGCGGTAGCGGGGGCAGTGTAAAGAACGGAGTAATTGAAATTCAGGGAGATCACAGGGATATGCTGGAAAAAGAATTAGGTGCACTTGGCTACAAAGTCAAACTTGCCGGAGGATGA
- a CDS encoding DUF4124 domain-containing protein: MKKITIIFVLIILCVYPVFADENVYSWTDDKGVKHFGNQKPHDGIKYDKTKAIKSSTESERIRPGYTALVEDAKNLVRQHKLEVDQEKIRRAEEEKQKAEKEKLEKKIAELSDKIKEIENRPVVYYPVKPVIGRGHVQVHKQGYQRNANAPEDRHTKRQNTAEQKEPRK, translated from the coding sequence ATGAAAAAAATAACAATAATATTTGTTTTAATTATATTGTGTGTCTATCCGGTGTTTGCGGATGAAAATGTCTACTCATGGACAGATGATAAAGGCGTCAAACATTTCGGTAACCAAAAACCACATGATGGTATAAAATACGATAAAACCAAAGCCATAAAAAGTTCCACCGAATCCGAAAGAATCCGCCCTGGGTACACAGCTCTGGTAGAAGATGCCAAGAATCTGGTTCGCCAGCATAAGCTTGAGGTCGATCAGGAAAAAATCAGAAGGGCTGAAGAGGAAAAGCAAAAGGCCGAAAAAGAGAAATTAGAGAAAAAAATAGCAGAGCTTTCTGATAAAATTAAAGAAATTGAAAACAGGCCAGTTGTATACTACCCGGTTAAACCCGTCATCGGACGAGGCCATGTGCAAGTCCATAAACAGGGCTATCAACGGAATGCTAATGCTCCAGAAGACAGGCATACTAAACGGCAAAACACAGCGGAGCAAAAAGAACCCAGGAAGTAA